CCGAGCTGCTGGATCCCCGGATCGTTGCGCGGTAGCCGTGCTGCTGGCGATCGACGTCCGTAACACCCACACCGTCGTCGGGCTGATATCGGGCGCCAAGGAGCACGCAAACGTCGTGCAGCAGTGGCGGATTCGCACCGAATCGGAGATCACCGCGGACGAATTGGCGCTGACCATCGACGGCTTGATCGGCGACGATTCCGAGCGGCTGACCGGCGCCGCCGCGCTGTCGACCGTCCCCTCGGTGCTGCACGAGGTGCGGCTCATGCTCGACCAGTACTGGCCGTCGGTGCCCCACGTGCTGATCGAGCCCGGGGTGCGCACCGGCATTCCGCTGTTGGTGGACAACCCCAAAGAGGTGGGTGCCGACCGAATAGTCAACTGCCTGGCGGCCTTTCACAAGTTCGGCACGGCGGCCATCGTCATCGACTTCGGATCCTCGATCTGCGTGGACGTCGTGTCGGCCAAGGGTGAATTCCTCGGTGGCGCGATCGCGCCCGGGCTGCAGGTGTCCTCCGACGCCGCCGCCGCCCGCTCGGCCGCGCTGCGCCGCGTCGAGCTGACCCGGCCCCGTTCGGTGATCGGCAAGAACACCGTCGAGTGCATGCAGGCCGGGGCGGTCTTCGGATTCGCCGGGCTGGTCGACGGCCTGGTCGGGCGCATTCGTGAGGATGTGGACGGGTTCGCCGGCGACGACATCGCGATCGTGGCCACCGGGCACACCGCGCCCCTGCTGCTGCCCGAGTTGCAAACCGTCAGCCACTACGAACAGCACCTGACCCTGCACGGCCTGCGGCTGGTCTTCGAACGCAACCGCGACGCCCAGCGCGGCCGGCTCAAGACGGCGCGCTGACGTCACCGCGCCCTCAAAGACCGGTCCTTTAAGCTGGCACGTCGTGAGTGCCGACGACTTAGACATCCCCGAGCAGTACCGGATCCGCCGGGACAAGCGCGCTCGGCTGCTCGCGCAGGGGCGCGATCCCTACCCGGTCGCCGTCGAACGCACCCACACGCTGGCTCAGGTCCGCGCCGCCCACCCCGACCTGCCGGTCGACACCGCGACCGACGACCTCGTCGGCGTCGCAGGTCGGGTGATCTTCGCCCGCAACTCGGGCAAGCTCTGCTTCGCCACGCTGCAGGAGGGCGACGGCGCCACCCTGCAGGTGATGATCAGCCTCGACAAGGTGGGCCAGGAAGCGCTCGATGCCTGGAAAACCGACGTCGATCTGGGCGACATCGTCTACGTGCACGGCAACGTGATCAGCTCGCGGCGCGGCGAATTGTCCGTGCTGGCCGACTCGTGGCAAATGGCGTCCAAGTCGTTGCGCCCGCTGCCTGTCGCGCACAAGGAGATGAGCGAAGAGGCGCGGGTGCGGCAGCGCTACGTCGACCTGATCGTCCGCCCGCAGGCGCGCACGGTGGCCCGGCAGCGCATCGCGGTGATCCGCGCCATCCGTAACGCATTGGACCGGCGCGGTTTTCTCGAAGTCGAAACCCCAATGTTGCAGACGCTGGCCGGTGGCGCGGCCGCGCGGCCGTTCATCACACATTCCAATGCGCTGGACATCGATCTCTACCTGAGGATCGCACCGGAACTGTTCCTCAAGCGCTGTGTCGTCGGTGGTTTCGACAGAGTTTTCGAACTAAATCGCGTCTTTCGAAACGAAGGTGCGGATTCCACGCATTCTCCGGAATTTTCGATGCTCGAGACCTACCAGGCCTACGGAACGTATGACGATTCGGCGGTAGTGACGCGCGAGCTTATTCAAGAGGTCGCCGACGAGGCGATCGGAACCAGACAACTACCGCTGCCCGACGGCAGTGTCTACGACATAGACGGAGAATGGGCTTCTATAGAAATGTACCCGTCGTTGTCGTCGGCGCTCGGTGAAGAGATCACGCCGGAGGCGACGGTGGAAATGCTGCTCGCCATCGCCGATCGGCTCGGCGTCGAGATTCCGCGCGACCGGGGCTACGGGCACGGAAAGATCGTCGAGGAGCTGTGGGAGCACACGGTGGGCAACTCGCTCGTCGCCCCCACATTCGTGCGGGATTTTCCGGTTGAGACAACGCCTTTGACGCGCCAGCACCGCAGCATCGCGGGCGTCACCGAGAAGTGGGACCTGTACGTGCGTGGGGTCGAGCTGGCCACCGGTTACTCGGAATTGAACGACCCGGTGGTGCAGCGGGAGAGGTTCGCCGCGCAAGCGCGTGCCGCGGCCGCCGGCGACGACGAGGCGATGGTGCTCGACGAAGATTTTCTTGCCGCGCTCGAGTATGCGATGCCGCCATGTACCGGAACGGGAATGGGTATCGACCGGTTGTTGATGACATTGACCGGACTGTCAATTCGGGAGACAGTTTTGTTCCCCATTGTTCGGCCACACTCGTAGTCGAAAAGCTCAACCCTGCAGCGTCCGTACAGATTGAGTATGCTGCGTTGTTATGGCACATTGGTGACCGGGGAGGTCCTTCCAATCTGCTCAGCAACTGCTCAGGATGAAATGCGAGGGTAAGCCAATGGCAAAAAAAGTGACCGTCACCTTGGTCGATGATTTCGACGGTGCCGGCGCAGCCGACGAAACGGTCGAATTCGGGCTTGACGGGGTGACCTATGAGATTGATCTTTCGTCCAAGAATGCCGCGAAACTTCGCGGAGATCTGAAGCAGTGGGTGGAAGCCGGTCGGCGCGTCGGCGGCCGGCGGCGCGGGCGTTCCGGTTCGGGTCGCGGTCGCGGGGCCATCGACCGTGAGCAGAGCGCGGCGATCCGCGAATGGGCCCGCCGCAACGGGCACAACGTGTCGACGCGCGGCCGCATCCCGGCCGACGTCATCGACGCCTTCCACGCGGCAACCTGACAGTCTTCGAACCGGCGCCCGGGTCCCAGGCCCGGGCGCCGGTTTGTCATTTCGCTCGGCGCGAAATGATGGTCGGGCGACCCGGGAAACGAATTGGGACTTTGCAACGTTGCTTCTCCATACGGCGGCCAACGCCGCAGGCAGTCGCAGGTGAGATTGGGGCCGAAACGACCAAGTTGCGTCCGCAGCGAACGAGGCCGCACAAGGTTAGGCCCGCTGGCAAGCCGACCATTACAGTGGATGGCAGGTACGCGATTCCGGCCACAGGGACCGGCAGGGTTGCTAACAGGGCCGCTAACCAGTTTGTACCGATGTTGAGGGAGAGCAGGTAACCCGATGTTTGAAAGATTCACCGACCGAGCACGGCGGGTCGTCGTCCTGGCGCAAGAAGAGGCCCGGATGCTCAACCACAACTACATCGGCACCGAGCACATCCTGCTGGGTTTGATCCACGAGGGCGAAGGGGTCGCCGCGAAGTCGCTGGAGTCGCTGGGCATCTCGCTCGAGGGCGTCCGCAGCCAGGTCGAGGAGATCATCGGCCAGGGCCAGCAGGCGCCGTCGGGCCACATCCCGTTCACCCCGCGCGCCAAGAAGGTTCTCGAGCTGAGCCTGCGCGAGGCGCTGCAGCTCGGCCACAACTACATCGGCACCGAGCACATCCTGCTGGGCCTGATCCGCGAGGGTGAGGGCGTGGCGGCGCAGGTGCTGGTGAAGCTGGGCGCGGAGCTGACCCGGGTGCGCCAGCAGGTCATCCAGCTGCTGAGCGGCTACCAGGGCAAGGAGGCCGCCGAGGCGGGCACCGGTGGCCGTGGCGGCGAGTCCGGCAGCCCGTCGACGTCGTTGGTGCTCGACCAGTTCGGCCGCAACCTGACGGCCGCCGCGATGGAAGGCAAGCTGGACCCGGTCATCGGCCGCGAGAAGGAAATCGAGCGGGTGATGCAGGTGCTCTCCCGTCGCACCAAGAACAACCCGGTGCTGATCGGCGAGCCCGGCGTCGGCAAGACCGCCGTCGTCGAGGGCCTGGCGCAGGCCATCGTGCACGGCGAGGTCCCCGAGACGCTGAAGGACAAGCAGCTTTACACGCTGGACCTGGGTTCGCTGGTCGCGGGCAGCCGCTACCGCGGTGACTTCGAGGAGCGCCTGAAGAAGGTGCTCAAGGAGATCAACACCCGCGGCGACATCATCCTGTTCATCGACGAGCTGCACACCCTGGTGGGTGCCGGTGCCGCCGAGGGCGCGATCGACGCCGCGTCGATCCTCAAGCCCAAGCTGGCCCGCGGCGAGTTGCAGACGATCGGCGCCACCACGCTCGACGAGTACCGCAAGTACATCGAGAAGGACGCCGCCCTGGAGCGCCGCTTCCAGCCGGTGCAGGTCGGGGAGCCGACGGTGGAGCACACCATCGAGATCCTCAAGGGCCTGCGCGACCGTTACGAGGCGCACCACCGGGTTTCGATCACCGACCCGGCGCTGGTCGCGGCGGCCACCCTGGCCGACCGCTACATCAACGACCGGTTCCTGCCGGACAAGGCGATCGACCTGATCGACGAGGCCGGCGCCCGGATGCGGATCCGCCGGATGACCGCTCCGCCAGACCTGCGCGAGTTCGACGAGAAGATCGCCGACGCGCGCCGCGAGAAGGAATCGGCGATCGACGCCCAGGACTTCGAGAAGGCGGCCAGCCTGCGGGATCGGGAGAAGCAGCTGGTGGCCCAGCGTGCCGAGCGCGAAAAGCAGTGGCGCTCAGGCGATCTCGACGTGGTCGCCGAGGTCGACGACGAGCAGATCGCCGAGGTGCTGGGCAACTGGACCGGCATCCCGGTGTTCAAGCTGACCGAGGCCGAGACGACCCGGTTGCTGCGCATGGAGGACGAGCTGCACAAGCGGATCATCGGCCAGGAGGACGCCGTCAAGGCCGTCTCCAAGGCGATCCGCCGCACCCGCGCCGGGCTGAAGGACCCCAAGCGCCCGTCGGGTTCGTTCATCTTCGCCGGCCCTTCCGGTGTCGGTAAGACCGAGCTGTCCAAGGCGCTGGCCAACTTCCTGTTCGGCGACGACGACGCGCTCATCCAGATCGACATGGGCGAGTTCCACGACCGGTTCACCGCGTCGCGGTTGTTCGGCGCCCCGCCGGGATACGTCGGCTACGAGGAGGGCGGCCAGCTCACCGAGAAGGTGCGCCGCAAGCCGTTCTCCGTGGTGCTGTTCGACGAGATCGAGAAGGCACACCAGGAGATCTACAACAGCCTGTTGCAGGTCCTCGAGGACGGTCGGCTCACCGACGGTCAGGGCCGCACGGTGGACTTCAAGAACACCGTGCTGATCTTCACCTCGAACCTCGGCACGTCGGATATCTCCAAGCCGGTCGGCCTGGGCTTCACCCAGGGTGGCGGTGAGAACAACTACGAGCGGATGAAGCAGAAGGTCAACGACGAGCTGAAGAAGCACTTCCGCCCGGAGTTCCTCAACCGCATCGACGACATCATCGTCTTCCACCAGCTGACCAAGGACGAGATCATCCGGATGGTCGACCTGATGATCACCCGGGTTGCCACCCAGCTCAAGAGCAAGGACATGGCGCTCGAGCTGACCGACAAGGCCAAGGCATTGCTGGCCAAGCGCGGCTTCGACCCCGTGCTGGGTGCCCGTCCGCTGCGGCGCACCATCCAGCGCGAGATCGAGGACCAGCTCTCGGAGAAGATCCTCTTCGAGGAGGTCGGACCCGGCCAGGTCGTCACGGTCGATGTAGACAACTGGGACGGCGAGAGCGCCGGCGAGGACGCGAAGTTCACCTTCACCGGCACCCGCAAGCCGCCGGCCGAGCCGGACCTGGCCAAGGCCGGGGCGCACGCCGCACCGCAGGCACCGGACGCGCAGTAGGGTGAACCCGGCGGCGCGCGGATTGCGTGCCGCGTCGCAGGGTTCACACTCGCGCGTCGACAACGGCGTGCACCGCAGAAGGAGGCTCTCGTGGCGAACTCCCAGATAGCCCGCACCCGTCCGCTCGACCTGTCGGCGGCAAGCGCCGCGCTCTGGTTGGCGGCGACCGTCTTTCTCGCGTTGTTGGCGCTGTATTTCGTCGGCGTCGACCAGGGCGCGGTGTCGCTGTTCGGCAGCGACTCGCACGTGCACGAGTTCGTGCACGACGCGCGACACCTCCTCGGCTTTCCCTGCCACTGAGCAGGGCTCGTGGAGAAACGCCTGATCGGAGGCGGCCTGCTGGCCGGTGCCCTCGGCGCGGTGCTGGCGTTCGTCTTCGCGCGCCTGTTCGCC
The sequence above is drawn from the Mycobacterium marseillense genome and encodes:
- a CDS encoding type III pantothenate kinase, which translates into the protein MLLAIDVRNTHTVVGLISGAKEHANVVQQWRIRTESEITADELALTIDGLIGDDSERLTGAAALSTVPSVLHEVRLMLDQYWPSVPHVLIEPGVRTGIPLLVDNPKEVGADRIVNCLAAFHKFGTAAIVIDFGSSICVDVVSAKGEFLGGAIAPGLQVSSDAAAARSAALRRVELTRPRSVIGKNTVECMQAGAVFGFAGLVDGLVGRIREDVDGFAGDDIAIVATGHTAPLLLPELQTVSHYEQHLTLHGLRLVFERNRDAQRGRLKTAR
- the lysS gene encoding lysine--tRNA ligase, producing MSADDLDIPEQYRIRRDKRARLLAQGRDPYPVAVERTHTLAQVRAAHPDLPVDTATDDLVGVAGRVIFARNSGKLCFATLQEGDGATLQVMISLDKVGQEALDAWKTDVDLGDIVYVHGNVISSRRGELSVLADSWQMASKSLRPLPVAHKEMSEEARVRQRYVDLIVRPQARTVARQRIAVIRAIRNALDRRGFLEVETPMLQTLAGGAAARPFITHSNALDIDLYLRIAPELFLKRCVVGGFDRVFELNRVFRNEGADSTHSPEFSMLETYQAYGTYDDSAVVTRELIQEVADEAIGTRQLPLPDGSVYDIDGEWASIEMYPSLSSALGEEITPEATVEMLLAIADRLGVEIPRDRGYGHGKIVEELWEHTVGNSLVAPTFVRDFPVETTPLTRQHRSIAGVTEKWDLYVRGVELATGYSELNDPVVQRERFAAQARAAAAGDDEAMVLDEDFLAALEYAMPPCTGTGMGIDRLLMTLTGLSIRETVLFPIVRPHS
- the lsr2 gene encoding histone-like nucleoid-structuring protein Lsr2, with the protein product MAKKVTVTLVDDFDGAGAADETVEFGLDGVTYEIDLSSKNAAKLRGDLKQWVEAGRRVGGRRRGRSGSGRGRGAIDREQSAAIREWARRNGHNVSTRGRIPADVIDAFHAAT
- the clpC1 gene encoding ATP-dependent protease ATP-binding subunit ClpC, which translates into the protein MFERFTDRARRVVVLAQEEARMLNHNYIGTEHILLGLIHEGEGVAAKSLESLGISLEGVRSQVEEIIGQGQQAPSGHIPFTPRAKKVLELSLREALQLGHNYIGTEHILLGLIREGEGVAAQVLVKLGAELTRVRQQVIQLLSGYQGKEAAEAGTGGRGGESGSPSTSLVLDQFGRNLTAAAMEGKLDPVIGREKEIERVMQVLSRRTKNNPVLIGEPGVGKTAVVEGLAQAIVHGEVPETLKDKQLYTLDLGSLVAGSRYRGDFEERLKKVLKEINTRGDIILFIDELHTLVGAGAAEGAIDAASILKPKLARGELQTIGATTLDEYRKYIEKDAALERRFQPVQVGEPTVEHTIEILKGLRDRYEAHHRVSITDPALVAAATLADRYINDRFLPDKAIDLIDEAGARMRIRRMTAPPDLREFDEKIADARREKESAIDAQDFEKAASLRDREKQLVAQRAEREKQWRSGDLDVVAEVDDEQIAEVLGNWTGIPVFKLTEAETTRLLRMEDELHKRIIGQEDAVKAVSKAIRRTRAGLKDPKRPSGSFIFAGPSGVGKTELSKALANFLFGDDDALIQIDMGEFHDRFTASRLFGAPPGYVGYEEGGQLTEKVRRKPFSVVLFDEIEKAHQEIYNSLLQVLEDGRLTDGQGRTVDFKNTVLIFTSNLGTSDISKPVGLGFTQGGGENNYERMKQKVNDELKKHFRPEFLNRIDDIIVFHQLTKDEIIRMVDLMITRVATQLKSKDMALELTDKAKALLAKRGFDPVLGARPLRRTIQREIEDQLSEKILFEEVGPGQVVTVDVDNWDGESAGEDAKFTFTGTRKPPAEPDLAKAGAHAAPQAPDAQ
- a CDS encoding CbtB domain-containing protein codes for the protein MANSQIARTRPLDLSAASAALWLAATVFLALLALYFVGVDQGAVSLFGSDSHVHEFVHDARHLLGFPCH